In Puniceibacterium sp. IMCC21224, one genomic interval encodes:
- a CDS encoding strawberry notch-like NTP hydrolase domain-containing protein encodes MNAHPHSVPLAPEAEAPALPEAPGFAQHLIQAAKALVPLFEAGRSIDAAALRAAMEDAFGASDTSGAWVWKDAYEAAEVAQILMLSRYGALMQRQAVSPQAFLTMIERLAGLAPSHTRRSEDSVRLQQFSTPLPLAAIVAQAAGFRDDDLVLEPSAGTGMLAVFGRIAGARLALNELAETRRALLRQLFPDAAVSDHDAASIDDRLDQSFTPTVVVMNPPFSAANHVEGRFRQATSCHVLSALARLAPGGRLVVITGESFRPSTKSFQSTFQRIGQSADVVFSAAIDGEVFARHGTTIDTRLTVIDKRVAGEQGTAPIDIETAYHPLCATTADLLASVLTHCPERGSPPPCPTSTALSVPKPTSRTNLQALRNAARKETRALAEERARHPFDDIETAPLDYLPKAWSEPDGALQDTVYEAYDLQSIRIDGAAEHPTALVQSAAMASVPPPVPTYRPVLPKTLVADGLLSAPQLESVIYAGNAHKTHLKGWFKRGEIEGQLMAAAEGDEDAFRLRKGWFLGDGTGCGKGRQVAGIILDNWLQGRRRAVWVSKSDKLIEDARRDWMALGGRESDIVPLSKFRQGSDIRLPEGILFVTYATLRSAEREGKASRLDQVTSWLGEGFDGVIAFDESHAMANAAGEKSDRGDKKASQQGLAGLALQNAVPDARVLYVSATGATVVGNLAYASRLGLWGTGDFPFVTRAEFVAAMEAGGIAAMEMISRDLKALGLYLARSLSYAGVEYEMLVHELTPAQIAIYDSYADAYQIIHNNLEAALQASGILSETGTLNAQAKSAARSAFESNKQRFFNHLITAMKCPSLIRAIAADLAAGHAAVIQVVSTSEAVMERRLEDIPPSEWDDLQVDFTPREAVMEYLMHSFPTQLFEPYTDENGDLRSRPALDGDGNPIICREAERRRDDLIEHLGALAPVQGALDQILWHFGGNAVAEVTGRKRRIVKTREGRLKVENRPASSNLGETQAFMDDAKRILVFSDAGGTGRSYHADLGAKNRRLRVHYLLEPGWKADNAIQGLGRTNRTNQAQPPLFRPVATDVKGEKRFLSTIARRLDTLGAITKGQRETGGQNMFRAEDNLESPYARAALRQFFYKLRAGKIEACSYVKFQEMTGLTLDEADGTMKENLPPIQQFLNRCLALRIDMQDAIFEAFGGFLSAIIEDARQAGTLDVGLETLRAEKFEIVDRKVIFEHDATGATATALTVERTDRNDPLTLPRVKAICADTKGATLCWNKTSKRAALMVTVPAFMDEDGVPILRVKLLRPMATEILALSEFSKSHWEEIDDAMFEQLWRAEVDAVPEFTTSKITLICGLLLPIWDRLPADNMRIYRLQTEDGERAIGRLVSQEQLLNVYARLGLDCQIEMTPQEVFAAVMDARTTLSLLGGYQLRRSLVMGQPRLELIGASGTALPELKAMGCFTEVIQWKTRVFIPVDGIEVLGRVLAAHPVGASAADAAA; translated from the coding sequence ATGAACGCTCACCCCCATTCCGTCCCTCTTGCGCCCGAGGCCGAGGCCCCTGCCCTGCCAGAGGCTCCGGGCTTCGCCCAACACCTGATCCAGGCTGCAAAAGCCCTCGTCCCCCTTTTCGAGGCAGGCAGGTCCATCGACGCCGCCGCCCTCCGCGCCGCGATGGAGGATGCTTTCGGTGCCAGCGACACCAGCGGTGCCTGGGTCTGGAAGGACGCCTATGAGGCCGCCGAGGTCGCCCAGATCCTGATGCTCTCGCGCTACGGCGCGCTGATGCAGCGCCAGGCGGTCTCGCCGCAGGCCTTCCTCACCATGATCGAACGTCTCGCCGGTCTGGCCCCGTCCCACACGCGGCGCTCCGAAGACAGCGTGCGCCTGCAACAATTTTCGACCCCTCTACCGCTTGCGGCCATCGTCGCGCAGGCGGCGGGGTTTCGGGATGACGACCTGGTGCTCGAGCCCTCGGCCGGCACCGGCATGCTGGCGGTATTTGGCCGGATTGCAGGTGCTCGCTTGGCGCTGAATGAACTCGCGGAGACCCGCCGCGCCTTGCTGAGACAGCTGTTCCCCGACGCCGCAGTCTCGGATCACGATGCCGCGTCGATCGACGACCGTCTCGATCAGTCGTTCACACCCACGGTCGTGGTGATGAACCCGCCGTTTTCGGCTGCCAACCATGTCGAAGGCCGGTTCCGGCAGGCGACCAGTTGTCATGTACTTTCCGCCCTCGCGCGCCTCGCGCCGGGCGGGCGCCTCGTCGTCATCACCGGCGAGAGCTTTCGCCCGTCCACCAAGAGCTTCCAGTCGACGTTTCAGCGGATTGGCCAGAGCGCTGACGTGGTGTTTTCCGCCGCCATCGACGGCGAGGTCTTCGCACGACACGGCACCACGATCGACACACGGCTGACGGTGATCGACAAGCGTGTGGCGGGCGAACAAGGGACCGCACCTATCGACATCGAGACCGCCTATCATCCGCTCTGCGCGACCACGGCCGATCTCCTCGCGTCAGTTCTGACCCACTGCCCGGAGCGCGGCAGCCCTCCGCCCTGCCCCACCAGCACGGCTTTGTCCGTACCGAAGCCCACGTCCCGCACGAACCTGCAGGCCCTGCGCAACGCCGCCCGCAAAGAAACCCGCGCCCTCGCCGAGGAACGTGCGAGGCATCCTTTCGACGACATCGAGACAGCCCCACTCGACTATCTTCCGAAGGCCTGGAGCGAACCCGACGGTGCTCTGCAAGACACGGTCTACGAAGCCTATGACCTGCAATCGATCCGGATCGATGGTGCGGCGGAGCATCCGACAGCTCTTGTGCAATCCGCCGCCATGGCCTCGGTCCCGCCGCCCGTCCCGACCTACCGCCCCGTCCTGCCGAAGACTCTTGTCGCCGACGGTCTCCTCTCCGCGCCGCAGCTCGAAAGCGTCATCTATGCGGGCAATGCGCATAAGACGCATCTCAAGGGCTGGTTCAAGCGCGGCGAGATCGAAGGCCAGCTCATGGCGGCGGCCGAGGGCGACGAAGATGCCTTCCGCCTGCGCAAGGGTTGGTTTCTCGGCGATGGCACGGGCTGCGGCAAGGGGCGGCAGGTCGCGGGCATCATTCTCGACAACTGGCTGCAGGGACGGCGACGGGCGGTCTGGGTCTCAAAGAGCGACAAACTGATCGAGGATGCGCGGCGCGACTGGATGGCGCTCGGCGGGCGCGAAAGTGATATCGTGCCGCTCTCGAAGTTCCGCCAGGGGAGCGATATCCGCCTCCCCGAAGGCATCCTCTTTGTCACCTATGCCACGCTGCGCTCGGCTGAGCGCGAGGGCAAAGCCTCCCGCCTCGACCAGGTGACGTCCTGGCTCGGCGAGGGGTTCGACGGGGTCATCGCTTTCGACGAAAGCCACGCCATGGCGAATGCCGCCGGCGAAAAGTCCGACCGCGGCGACAAAAAGGCTTCGCAGCAGGGCCTCGCTGGCCTTGCGCTGCAGAACGCCGTGCCCGATGCGCGGGTTCTCTATGTCTCGGCGACCGGTGCCACGGTCGTCGGCAATCTCGCTTATGCCTCTCGCCTCGGTCTTTGGGGTACCGGGGATTTCCCCTTCGTGACGCGGGCAGAGTTTGTCGCCGCGATGGAGGCCGGGGGCATCGCGGCCATGGAGATGATCTCGCGCGACCTGAAGGCGCTCGGACTCTATCTTGCGCGGTCCCTCTCCTATGCCGGGGTCGAGTACGAAATGCTGGTGCATGAGCTGACGCCCGCACAGATCGCGATCTATGACAGCTATGCCGACGCCTATCAGATTATTCACAACAATCTTGAGGCCGCCCTTCAGGCCTCGGGAATTTTGTCGGAGACCGGCACGTTGAATGCCCAAGCGAAATCCGCCGCGCGCTCAGCCTTCGAGAGCAACAAGCAGCGCTTCTTCAATCATCTCATCACCGCCATGAAATGCCCCTCGCTGATCCGCGCCATCGCGGCGGACCTGGCGGCGGGTCATGCGGCGGTCATCCAGGTAGTCTCGACCAGCGAAGCGGTGATGGAACGCCGCCTCGAGGATATCCCACCCTCCGAGTGGGATGATCTTCAGGTCGACTTCACGCCAAGGGAGGCGGTCATGGAGTATTTGATGCACAGCTTCCCAACGCAACTCTTCGAGCCCTACACGGACGAGAATGGCGATCTGCGCTCGCGCCCGGCCCTCGATGGCGATGGCAATCCGATCATCTGTCGCGAGGCGGAGCGGCGGCGGGACGATCTGATCGAGCATCTTGGGGCCCTCGCCCCGGTGCAGGGCGCGCTCGATCAGATCCTTTGGCATTTCGGCGGGAACGCCGTGGCCGAGGTCACGGGGCGTAAACGACGCATCGTGAAGACACGTGAGGGGCGGCTCAAGGTCGAGAACCGCCCAGCCTCCTCCAACCTTGGTGAGACGCAGGCCTTCATGGATGACGCCAAGCGCATCCTGGTATTCTCTGACGCCGGTGGCACGGGTCGCAGCTATCACGCCGACCTCGGGGCGAAGAACCGGCGCTTGCGGGTGCATTACCTTCTTGAACCCGGCTGGAAGGCAGACAATGCGATCCAGGGGCTTGGTCGCACCAATCGCACCAACCAGGCGCAGCCACCGCTCTTCCGTCCCGTTGCCACAGACGTGAAAGGTGAGAAGCGCTTTCTCTCCACAATCGCGCGCCGCCTCGACACGCTTGGTGCTATCACCAAGGGGCAGCGCGAGACCGGCGGACAGAACATGTTTCGTGCCGAGGACAACCTCGAGAGCCCCTACGCACGCGCGGCGCTGCGGCAGTTCTTCTACAAGCTGCGCGCGGGCAAGATCGAGGCGTGTTCCTATGTGAAATTCCAGGAGATGACCGGGCTGACGCTCGATGAGGCGGATGGCACGATGAAAGAAAATCTGCCGCCAATTCAGCAGTTCCTGAACCGCTGCCTCGCGCTCCGGATCGATATGCAGGACGCGATCTTCGAGGCCTTCGGCGGGTTCCTCTCGGCCATCATCGAGGACGCGCGTCAGGCAGGCACGCTCGATGTCGGCCTCGAAACCCTGCGCGCCGAGAAATTCGAGATCGTCGATCGCAAGGTCATCTTCGAGCATGACGCGACGGGCGCGACGGCGACTGCCCTGACCGTGGAGCGCACAGATCGCAATGATCCGCTCACCCTGCCCCGCGTCAAAGCAATCTGCGCTGACACGAAAGGCGCGACGCTGTGCTGGAACAAGACCTCCAAGCGCGCGGCACTGATGGTGACCGTGCCGGCCTTCATGGATGAGGACGGTGTGCCGATCCTTCGGGTGAAGCTCCTGCGGCCCATGGCGACTGAGATTCTCGCGCTTTCCGAGTTCTCGAAATCGCACTGGGAAGAGATCGATGATGCGATGTTCGAACAGCTCTGGCGGGCCGAAGTCGACGCCGTGCCGGAGTTCACCACCTCGAAGATCACGCTGATCTGCGGGTTGCTCCTGCCGATCTGGGACCGGCTGCCCGCGGACAACATGCGCATCTATCGCCTGCAGACCGAGGATGGGGAGCGCGCCATCGGCCGTTTGGTCAGCCAGGAGCAGCTTCTCAATGTCTACGCGCGGCTCGGCCTCGATTGTCAAATCGAGATGACACCGCAGGAGGTCTTCGCCGCGGTGATGGACGCCAGGACGACCCTCAGCCTGCTCGGTGGTTACCAGCTGCGCCGGTCCCTGGTCATGGGACAGCCGAGGCTTGAACTGATCGGTGCGTCGGGCACGGCCCTGCCCGAACTGAAGGCAATGGGCTGCTTCACCGAGGTGATCCAGTGGAAGACGCGGGTGTTCATTCCGGTGGACGGCATCGAGGTGCTGGGACGGGTCCTTGCCGCGCATCCGGTCGGCGCAAGCGCCGCGGATGCCGCCGCATGA